A genome region from Pseudodesulfovibrio alkaliphilus includes the following:
- a CDS encoding sugar transferase yields MKRLFDLVAAGAALLLLWPVLAVLALVVRLALGSPVFFRQVRPGLHGSPFTIIKFRTMRHAEGRDGKPLPDCERLTRFGRFLRATSLDELPELINVLRGDMSLVGPRPLLMAYLDRYSPRQARRHEVRPGITGWAQVNGRNAISWEEKLEYDVWYVDNRSLALDLKILWMTLGSVFRADGVCQPGHATTEEFMGNADKPEDKEGHR; encoded by the coding sequence ATGAAGAGGCTTTTCGATCTGGTCGCGGCAGGCGCGGCCCTGCTCCTCCTCTGGCCGGTGCTGGCCGTCCTGGCCTTGGTCGTTCGTCTCGCTCTGGGGTCCCCGGTATTCTTCCGCCAGGTCCGGCCCGGCCTGCACGGCAGCCCCTTCACCATCATCAAATTCCGCACCATGCGCCATGCCGAGGGGCGCGACGGCAAGCCGCTGCCCGACTGCGAGCGGCTGACCCGGTTTGGCCGTTTTCTGCGGGCCACCTCGCTGGACGAGCTGCCCGAGTTGATCAACGTCCTGCGCGGCGACATGTCCCTGGTGGGACCCAGGCCGCTGCTCATGGCTTATCTCGACCGCTATTCGCCGCGGCAGGCGCGTCGCCACGAGGTGCGGCCCGGCATCACCGGCTGGGCCCAGGTCAACGGGCGCAATGCCATTTCCTGGGAAGAGAAATTGGAGTACGATGTGTGGTATGTGGACAACCGTTCCCTGGCACTGGACCTGAAAATCCTCTGGATGACGCTGGGATCGGTCTTCAGGGCCGATGGGGTCTGCCAGCCGGGCCACGCCACTACGGAGGAATTCATGGGCAACGCCGACAAGCCCGAAGACAAGGAGGGACACCGATGA
- a CDS encoding glycosyltransferase family 4 protein yields MRIAVIGGYAPSLINFRGPLLARMVALGHEVHGLAPAHVPDVGPQLEALGADYHRIPLSRRGMNPLADIGALLHIKQALQRIRPDMVLSYTFKPVVYGSLAARMVWVGERKRVYAMITGLGYAFTEEPAGLRRRILFNVAKGMYRSGINACDGIIFQNPDDENFFQRLGVVPERVATTVVGGSGVDLDHYAVAPLPQETVFLCLSRLLKSKGVGLFAEAAARLKARHPGAVFRLAGPLESGGDAVTPDEIAAWRRDGALEVLDPVDDVRPLLAGASVYVLPSHYREGVPRSILEAMSMGRAVVTTDAPGCRETVEPGLNGFLVPPRDVESLTQAMERFILDPALARTLGAASRARAEARFDVNRVNDAILAFMGLLPGGPGAEPGREAGAGAEA; encoded by the coding sequence ATGAGGATAGCCGTCATCGGCGGGTACGCGCCGTCTCTGATCAATTTTCGCGGGCCTCTGCTGGCCCGGATGGTGGCCTTGGGCCATGAGGTCCACGGGCTGGCTCCGGCCCATGTCCCGGATGTGGGGCCGCAGCTTGAGGCCCTGGGAGCGGACTATCACCGTATCCCGCTTTCCCGCCGCGGCATGAATCCCCTGGCCGACATCGGGGCCTTGCTCCATATCAAGCAGGCGCTTCAACGTATCCGGCCGGACATGGTCCTCTCCTACACCTTCAAGCCCGTTGTCTACGGCTCCCTGGCGGCGCGCATGGTCTGGGTGGGAGAGAGAAAGCGCGTCTACGCCATGATCACCGGCCTGGGCTACGCCTTCACCGAGGAGCCGGCCGGGCTCAGGCGGCGCATTCTCTTCAACGTGGCCAAGGGCATGTACCGCTCGGGCATCAACGCCTGCGACGGGATCATCTTCCAGAATCCAGATGATGAGAATTTTTTTCAAAGGCTCGGGGTCGTGCCGGAGCGGGTGGCCACCACGGTGGTGGGCGGCTCGGGCGTGGATCTGGACCATTATGCCGTGGCCCCATTGCCCCAGGAGACGGTGTTTCTGTGTCTCTCCAGGCTCCTCAAATCCAAGGGCGTCGGTTTGTTCGCCGAGGCGGCCGCCCGGCTCAAGGCGCGACATCCCGGAGCCGTGTTCCGGCTGGCCGGGCCTCTTGAGAGCGGGGGCGATGCCGTCACCCCGGACGAGATCGCTGCCTGGCGGCGCGACGGAGCCCTGGAAGTGCTGGACCCGGTGGACGACGTGCGCCCGCTCCTGGCCGGGGCATCCGTGTACGTGCTGCCCAGCCACTACCGCGAGGGCGTGCCCCGCTCCATTCTTGAGGCCATGAGCATGGGCCGGGCTGTTGTCACCACCGATGCGCCGGGCTGCCGGGAGACCGTTGAGCCAGGCCTAAACGGATTTCTTGTGCCGCCCAGGGACGTAGAATCCCTGACCCAAGCCATGGAGCGGTTCATCCTCGATCCTGCCCTGGCCCGGACCCTGGGCGCCGCCAGCCGGGCCAGGGCCGAAGCGCGTTTTGACGTCAACCGGGTCAACGACGCCATCCTGGCTTTCATGGGCCTGCTCCCTGGCGGGCCGGGAGCGGAACCCGGTCGCGAGGCCGGAGCCGGGGCCGAGGCATGA